One segment of Alphaproteobacteria bacterium DNA contains the following:
- a CDS encoding glutathione binding-like protein, protein MIDLYTWPTPNGHKIHIMLEETGLLYKVIAVNIGAGEQFEADFLKISPNNKMPALVDPDGPDGQPISLFESGAMLIYLAEKTGQFLPSDARGRYEVLCWLMFQMGGVGPMLGQAHHFRAYAPEPIPYAVDRYTNEAGRLYGVIDKRLADRDYLAGDYSIADMATMPWLRSYERQGVDIDEFSNLKRWFDAINARPAVQRGLEVLKEHQRKPGEQIDDKAREIMFGAEQYKRR, encoded by the coding sequence ATGATCGATCTCTATACCTGGCCCACGCCCAACGGCCACAAGATCCACATCATGCTCGAAGAGACCGGGCTTCTCTACAAGGTCATCGCCGTCAACATCGGGGCGGGCGAGCAGTTCGAGGCCGATTTCCTCAAGATCAGCCCCAACAACAAGATGCCGGCCCTGGTCGACCCGGACGGCCCCGACGGCCAGCCCATCTCGCTTTTCGAATCCGGTGCCATGCTGATCTATCTGGCCGAGAAGACCGGCCAGTTCCTGCCCAGCGATGCCCGCGGGCGCTACGAGGTGCTGTGCTGGCTGATGTTCCAGATGGGCGGCGTCGGTCCCATGCTGGGCCAGGCCCATCACTTCCGGGCCTACGCGCCGGAGCCAATCCCCTACGCCGTCGATCGCTACACCAACGAGGCCGGCAGGCTTTATGGCGTCATCGACAAACGGCTCGCGGACCGCGACTACCTGGCCGGCGACTATTCCATCGCCGACATGGCGACCATGCCCTGGCTGCGCAGCTACGAGCGCCAGGGCGTGGATATCGATGAATTTTCCAACCTCAAGCGCTGGTTTGACGCCATCAATGCCCGACCCGCCGTGCAGCGCGGGCTGGAGGTGCTGAAGGAGCACCAGCGCAAGCCCGGCGAACAGATCGACGACAAGGCGCGCGAGATCATGTTCGGCGCCGAGCAGTACAAGCGCCGCTGA